The region TGAACGCGTCGAATAGAAATTTCTGTTCGCATTCTTGACGGAACTTGGTACATAGACGTATATCCGCTAAACACATGTCGCTAGATATTGAGTGGGTTTCCGCGCTTAAGAGTCAGGTAAAAAAATATACGTCGCCACACGGCATTATAAATGATATAACGTATATAGCCCAGACAACGTGATTAACGGCGAATTAAACATATGTTTCATGCGGCGCGAAATATTGTATAGAAAAAATCTCATGTGTCCGTCAGTTTATAAACGttacgtacgtacgtatatatatGCGTTAACactagttttaaaaaatcgaGCTGCGTGTATTCGCCTATACTTGTAAGTATACAgtataatatatatgatatgatgtaTCTGCGGAATCTAATCGACACTACGTAATTGAAACTGCCTCGATTATCAAGTTAaataatttatgtaaacacGTTCGTTCCATCGACCACTGACCGATTGCCCTGTTAACGCACATGTGACGCCATATCAACGAACAAGTTTTTGACTATTAAAACCTGTTTTATCACTGTAAAGGTTATAATTTTTTTAGGTTCAATAAACCTGATTCAAAGCTAAACGTTGAAAAGTACCTGGATACCCAGGTGGTATTCTCCCTTGATGTTCATttatagtaatagtaatagtagtTAAATTTCTAAGGCGCGATTTTTACTGTGATACAATGTTCAACGGCGCTTTCCATCAGATAAGTATCATTACCCTCCAGCCTATAACTCTAACcatttatcagtcatctctccctggggaaaGGTAACATTCGAGCAGTAACATCTAGGCGCATTGGAGTCATCTATTAGACCAGGTATACCCATTTATCCAGGCCaaagagaggcaatgaggataaatCTTTTTGCGCGGGGACACTACGGTAATGTACGGGCTTTCTACagtcgaacgctctaaccactcgccCACACCCCTCGCTTAAAAGTTATTAGTATTTAGTTGAAATAAACCTCTGATTAGAAGATATAGCAATTGGGAATTGTATCATCCTCCTAGCGACTCGGCCACGCCAAAGCGGTCGGGTGTCGTAGAAATTCGTATCAACAACAATGAGCCagtaatgaaaacaaattttcacatatttctgCTTGGATTCTAGCGTTGGGGTTGGCGAGTGATAATAGTCTCATATCCATCCGATATTGACACCGTGGAGGGATATACATtaaatataatgtatatttagCGTCCTTCGCAAATAGTCAATTTCACCAGTATCGATCATCATTAGGAAAACAATTATTTGGAACCAAGCGTGAAAACCTCTTACGACATCGTTATTAAATTGAGGCACATCACCAGCTACGTCATCTGCGCCGCATCATTAGGCggttgtttgtttttgttgttggaTTGTTAATATATGTATCGACCACAGGGCATTTAAATTGGTCACCGGTGAAGCGTAATATGTTTATCAGAAATTGCTATCTAATGGGTAGTGGCTGATAGCGGACTCGAAGCCACCAGACCCGACGTCTGAAAGCCAGACTCGGTCGAAATTTTCCCCGGGTTTGGTTAACCAATTAATGAAATCACTTAATGGTTTTATTGATTTCAGTAAATTACACCATGCTCCAGAAATCAATGACAAAAGCTTCTGAAATTTGGAATGTCCCCGTTCTGGGCGGCTTTCGATAGACATTCGTGTTTCTCGGAAACGAACATGATACCAATGATTCTGTGATAATTTCATTACCTTTGTTATCTGCGTTTGGTAACTTTATAACGCGTCGTATTGTGACTTCGCGTGCGCTAATTGGGGGTCACGCACGGGTCGTAACGGGAGCCACACCACGTCTTTGACGTAACTTCTCTTCCGCTAACTTTTCTCGCATACGTCGCACGGAATATCGCTGAcccattttctttttcgcATTTGAAACCTTGCCCTCTGTAAACTCTAGGTATTAGCTAATCCCCGAGGCAAAAAGTTGCTAATGCGACAAACCAGATATATCCATTACGCGCGAAATGGATTTTCCTCGTACTCAGATGTATATGTGTCCATTTTCATGTTCAAACGTTTGTTATTGTCAAGGACGATGAAATTTGCGACATCTTAAGCTAAAATTTCACACGCCTTCGTAGTAATATCTCTCATCCAAAATACAGCTTTCGCTCTAATCAAGACACAGGAGTCAGCTTAGTCTAGAGTTCTTAATTTTCGCTGAATTGATTAAGTCCCCCGTCTATAATACGGTCTGATCTGggagattttgatatttagaGTCAACCGCATACAGACCTGGTATTCGATTGGCAGTGACATCTCACTCGACACTCAAACGAAACGCGCTATCGAGAGACGCTTAGTCCGTTCGTTTCTCTGATGATAGGATTTAGTCAAAATCCCGAAACTGTCGGATAATAAATCGGATATCATgtcaattgtgggattttatttCGCATGCTTAGACGGTATTAGTATCCGACAGAAGTGACATTCAATTCTTACACCGAAGCCTGATGGTTATATTGATTAGAGATcgatatgtatatacatatacgcgCAAATAACATTAGAGATATgaatataaacaacaataataatatgatTTATGAAACGAGATCTGCGTGTCATATTACATTATTGACGAATGTAAATATGGAAAATAAATGCATTATGACATTGTCTTAGAATCCGGTCTAAATGGATTTACCGTATACGAAATGAATACACGAATTATTTGCACATACCTCCATGTTCATGTGTCATCCGACGATTCCGACGACGGCATCTTTTAAGCATTTGGAATTTTCCAATATTTAGAGAAATGATAAAGCAATACAAGTGAAATTTACACACTACAtgaatttttagattttgatgGATAGCAGTGTAAAACGAATGTAGATGATTGGTAAAGGAATAGCAACTTTAGCCTCTGAATTGACTATACAGATGGTCTACGAAAGCTTTTTTGAAATGCGACTATTGTTTGTAGCACCTAATTGAATTTCCGAACACTAGGGTTAACGGTATGCTGCACAGGACAGTAATtgggtcaaatatttttgaaaagatGCAACGAGAGGTAAACATCAAAGGTAGTAGTCGTCACCAACAACATGGCTATTTATGTAGCATCCAGAACTTGCTTCAAGTTTACACTAAACGAATTAAACAGCAGTGATACTGAAAAGGATGTTCTATATTGAACGCTAGAAAATAAGATACAtcatgatattttctttttttaagtagggattgaccctgtgatttatctaataaGTATAGATTtcgtttcattttgttttgatttggtgtcccttacagccCTGCTGCACCTACTGGGAGCGAAGCAgggatttgattttgaaatcggaaatcgaagtacaggtATACACAGTCTAATTAGATTATATTTCGCGCTCACAACAAAAGCGTAAATACaacatataatataataacatcTAAAAGAGAATATCCATCTCAAGTCACTATAACCTTTCTAATTGGATAGAAATCGAACACATTTAATATCGAATTAAAATGAAGCGtttgaattattaaaaaatgaataattatatTCACCAAAAAAATTAGCTCATAAAACATGACGTATCTAGATGGTAATTCAAAAAAAATCCTCATCTAATATTGAAGTTAATattattgttgtaaatttcaaCGTGGCCACTCCATCAACGCGTATTGGCATTTCCATATGATGAAGCCTGCGTTTTATTTGTTAATTCATAGGAAgcaaaatatgtgaaatatgTAAACAGTGGTCTAGGATACtgtatatatttctatcaCTATTCACATGCATgtagattttttttattgaacCTAGCGGCGGAAATGTGCTTAGTTGTGTTTGGCGATATCATGGCGATATCATGATTTTATAACATGTTTATTGTCACTATGATTATTATCTTTAATGGCGTAAAAATGGCTTCATCTTTCTTGGAATGATTACTACCGTTCAGGAGAAAAGGCTTATCAGATTATGATCTCGTAGCTATTATTAGATTCTTCTTCGAATGTTAAACTGATCAGTTAAAAAAGTTTATAAACACGGCCTAACGCGACGCATTGCCAGAAACGAATAAACTGACGTAGAATTTAATTGTGCGGAATATGTTCGCAGAGAGTTGGAGATTTCTGAACGATCTTGAACAAAACATCTGAACAACGAGGGTGTGTAGTAAATGTAAGTATGTCGGTTGCTATTGATTTATCGTTGTCTCCTCGGCGCAGCAACCGGACGTGTTAACGCTACGAGCAGATTTGCAGCGCAGCGTTTGACGGTACGGACGCGTTCTCACGGCGCTCCCCATACATCCGTTGCTTCGGTGTCTCGTTGAATAGTTCTAATAAACCGGACTAAATTGTCCCGCATAAAGGCAATGGAACTATTACGAAAGGagcatttacaaacataaaCCATCAGGTAATTTGATTGTTGTTAAAATAATAGGGTTTCTCCTAAGGAACATAGGTATATTTTTTCAGTAGAACACTTATCAAACTGAatgattcaaatagattttctattttacgtTCGAATGTTTTATCATTTGGAAATATTCGAAgtaaatagaaaaatatagaCTTGTGATAAATACAGAAGTAAATACCGTTTCACTGgcaatttctttttgaaatatattatacGGCTGTAGTTGTATGGATAATCTAATGGCCTCGATTCGAGGGAAACTTTCTAGGCACGAATTTTCTGTCAACCCTTATCACTACAACAGTTGCAGTGATGTCGTCGATATATATAACGCTAGAATAAAAAGCTTATGACTATGCATAATGATTTTTTGATAGAGGCTATTTTGTTCACGTCGCACTCCTCTGCCGACATATGTTTCATTCGTATCAATTGCGGATACTACGTCGAGTCTCTGGAAATCGTTAAGTGCTGTCGACGTCGATTTCTAAGTTTGTTAATTAATAGCGCAGATGTCCGCCATAAATTCCGAAGTTACAGTGCATTAACCGTTACAGTCTATCGAAAAAGCCTAACTTGCTAAGTCGCTAACTTGCTATTTTTCTGCGTGGTTAATTGCGCTACCGATTTAGCTCTGGTGCCACCGGATGATGATTTCTTAATTCGAGCAATTTCGTCGTTTGCCCGCGGGTGTTAGTTCGGTTCGAATTTATAACGAACTTGCAAGCATCAACTGCTGTAAGAATTAAGCAGCGTCACGCGTTTCGGCGGAAACCGCGAACGCTTTTAAAACTCGCTTTCATTCGAGCGTTGAAATCATTTCGCCTAAATTAATCCGCGCCCATCATATCTTAACGCATCGACGAATTAGTTCGGAATTACATCGTTTTcgaagatcttaattttttttttcaaattttgccaGTCCATAGGAATGGATACGGAGGCATTTGAAAACATtcctataataataaatgtttttattgaaaacaatTATCTATCTGAAATTATCAGGCATTTCAGTGCACTAAAACAAATGATTATAATCGCACGTGCGTATCAGACCACACGCAATTATTACAGATTCGTCGAAAACTAGGTTTATTCAACGGAATTGGTGTCGTCCTCATTTCGTTTAACGGCCAATGTCGTAGTAGTTTTGGTCTTCTATTTGCGCTAATTATGGAGTAACGACCAGTTTATCGTAGTTTTACGATATGCATTGCGCGAATGTAGGCTCGGTTTGAGTAATCAAAAAGTGTTTATAGCTCCATAATCTCCACAGCGCGTCCGATGTCAACGCGTGTGCAATAAACACTTCTCATATGAACAGTTAAATTGGAGTTATCCTCAGCTTCTGTCGGATTATCTCGTCAATTCACAAGCAACTGCCGGAATTCTGCTGGCCGAAGAAAGACCCGTCTACAGCAGCTATCTTTGTAAGTAACCATATTATACGCACTAAAATGCTTAGTTCAAAGTATCATTTTCCCCCCAAAGAGATTTTGCTTTCTCTCGGGTATAtttgtgtttatttttacGGCCACGGATGGATGAGCCGACGAAAGTTCGGCGTAAAATCTAAACAGACAGCACGTCGTATACAGGCTCGATAAAAAAAAAGGCACGCAGCAGCTGGTGAAACTGAATTGTCGATGATGAGATATCGAGTAGCGACCGGTCAATGGATCTTATCGTCTGAAAAAACACCCGTTAACTAGGTAATGTCGATTGGATGCGTCGGAGAAATGTAATTTGCAACGTCCAGCTTTATTGAGCGGTCAGCGCTGGAATAACATGGCATATACGTCGAATGAAGATTACGCCGCTGTCTTATCAATTCGTTTCAGGAGCGTGACTTTCTTATAGGTCGTAATCGTGAACATTTTGACGGACAGGCGACTAGTGAGGTCGCATATTAGGTCTTATAGGAGCGTCGTTCGGAAGgtgtatattttgttttctatgATATTCAAGATTTTGTAATCATTATTCGGTATACTCGAACATTCTATACTTCTGTGTTGGCCGTGATGATCTATTGTCTGTTGCTACGAATCGACGATCATCGCCATTACGCGACAATTAGTACTGACGGAGCAGTAACCGACGCAATTTATCATACATAATCCCGACGTAACGAGAATCTGCTAATATTTCGTCGGACCTTTTAACTGTCGAGCTGGCACCGATGCTTACATATTTCAGTCCGAGCCGCCGCGCCTGTCAAATAGATCGGATCAGGCCGTGATGCCACCATGAAAGCGGCTAATGAAACAGCCAAATTGGCTCCTTAATCTCGCGCAAGCAGCCGCTCAATCAAAGGGGATGCACGGATGAATCGCGTACCCACTTTCATTTTCGTTCTTCGTGTGACATTTCTTGTCTTTCAGATTTAGACATCGTCTGCCAGCTGTAATATATCGACGGCGGACAATATGTTTGCAGTTTCCCAAAATACTTGTAGACTGAACGGCACATAGTGTGACGACTCCTGGTTTAACCACGGACGTATAAGCTAGAGTTCATACGTCCGTGGTTTCAGGGGAGTTGTACATCGTTTAGATCAGATCGTATATAATTCAACGCCTGTTGATTTCGAGCTCGGTTGACAATGGGCGCATTACTATTCTTTATTCGATTAATTACGAGCCGTTAGGTCTCTCTAACTACATTAAACCGGTCAACATCTTGTACGCAGTGGGAGTTGGGGATAACCTCTAACCAACCCATCAGCTGTTGCGCTTGTTGATTCCTATTGATGAGTATTCTTAGCCCATTAGCAGCAGATGGCTTGGCCCTAGATTAGAAATACGACAACGATTAAAAATGTCACTTATACCACATTACCACATTAATCGCAAACTTTAATAGATATTGGcttttcaatttgtatttagGGATCTAGATCAATTTAATCCAATGACTCATGTCCTTTCGAATTTTATCGTTTCAGATCAAATCGAAGGAATCCTTGAACCCAGTGCGTACATGATAGACAGAAGTGAAATGAATAACCCAACTGTGGCGGCTGCCATAGACAATAGCACCGGACTTGTATCGTCAGAGAGTGGGAACTCCTCTGTTGCCAATGATTCTATCATGGAAAACTCGACTGGTGATATCACGGATGAACCATGGCTGCGTGGTATCGTTATACCGTTCTACGtaataatattcatacttGGTATAACTGGTAATACGATCGTTGTGTTCGTCGTGGCACGGAACAAATCCATGCAAACTATCacgaatattttcattacaaacttgGCTCTATCAGACATCATGATGTGTCTAATGGCAGTGCCTTTTACTCCCTTGGCGGCATTTATGGGTGACTGGATATTCGGCGACACAATTTGTCACATCCTTCCGATGGCACTTGCTGTAAGTGTTTTCGTTTCTACGTTGACCTCGACTGCGATTGCCATTGATAGGTACTTCGTTATCGTTTACCCCTTTAAGCCGAGGATGAAAGTATGGATCTGTTTGCTATTGATCTTCTTTATTTGGATGATATCGACATCGATTTCTATGCCTTTGGCAATATATCAGAGAGTCGAATACAACGCCGCGAAGAACATTCAATTCTGCGGCGAAAAATGGCCGGATACGCAATCTCGGAAGTTCTTCACGTACACGATCTTTATCCTTCAGTACGTGGCTCCGTGCACCGTcatcatattttgttaccacgaaGTCTCCCGAGTTCTCAAAGAAAGGTCGCGCGCAAAAATCGGAAGCGGGAGTAAATCTCGGGAAAAAGAGATACTGGAAATCAAACGAAAAAGACGAACCAATAAAATGTTAATCGCTATGGTTGTCATTTTTATGGTATGTTGGATGCCTTTGAACGTAGTACATCTACTCTCAGAAAACATAACCAGCGTACAACACTGGTATTGGTTCACTTTGGTATTCTTCATAGCGCATATTATAGCTATGAGCTCAACGatatataatccatttttatacGCCTGGATGAATGACAATTTCCGCAAGGAATTTAAGACAATTTTACCATGCCTGTTCGTGCTTCGTCCTCGCAGTAACATTAATGGGTCGACCCAATATTCAACCGTCGACACGGCGGTCACAAACGTCGAGCGATCGCCGATGAGAGAACGAAACGGCAGTAATAGCGGAAGTGGCAAGAGCGCGCACGCTCATTATGACCTTGACTCGGAGAAAGTTCACCTCAAAGTAACTGCCGACCACGAGGACGTGTAACTAGATTTCGAAACGCGGCGTAAAATGGAACTGACACCGACGTCAGACAATGTACATCAATCGAATGTCTTGTCAGCACATTCTGTCCATTAAATTGAAGGATACGGATAAATCATAATGAATGTACATTGAATTATCTTCCAATGAATTGCTGAACAGgcaaaccaaaaaaaaaaaacaaacaaaacttAACATAGCAGACAAACCACGAATGTACAGACGaataatttaataaataaagtGTCTCTGTGATTTTTAGTGCTTTACTGTTGAATTTTGGTAGATTATCGTATGTTGTATGAACCTGTAAAGTGTtataatatgaataatataCGACCCGTAGTGAAAAATAAGGCGATCATGTATTCCTAGATGGGACGAACACtatcattttattatggtgCTATATGTATTGACTAAAATACGAAATAACACTGTCACTGGATCTAGGAAAAGCGTGTTTCGCGACAACAACTGTGCTAGGTACCGAATTACACAAAACGGCAGCTTTTAGATGATATATCTGCCCTGTCTCGATATAGTATATAGTATATGATCACAGGTCGAGCCTCGGTGTTAAATGATGATCGAGGATGATATACGACACAAGAATAGGTCgttttagaattgaaaatatgaataaacgaAAGAATGTAAAAAATGCAATAATACCAACCGCAACTTAGTCATTATTTATGGAGATAAAAGAaggaaataaaaaagaatgaaattttctgaGTGCCCTATTATCCGCCATATTATCGAAGTAATCGTGAAAAGAATGATAAAAGATGATATGAGGttatgtgtttttttttaatttcatgttCTTACCGTAACTCGTGTCGGCGTGAAATAAAACGTGTAGGCTACAAACATATTGATGATACGAGCATGTGAAGTTGAGAACAAAAAGCAGCTGTTTTGATAAATACAATAGTCGTTGGAGTATAAATCGCATTGTACCATGTgtaactaattcatatttcacgCCTATGCCGTTTATGTTTgtatagaattttttttacGGTTATGACAACATCGTGATTTGGATGACGCGATGTGTTCACGTGTGCGGCGGCGGTCACGATATCTCGCATATTCTGTGACCGCTCGCACTATTTTGTGAAGATttggatgttttttttttgttttaagaaaaaaagtaAGAAAATCATCGTCAATACCTATTTACCTACATTCCACCAATGACATATTTCAGGTATTTACTTTGAAATGTACATGCATACATACAGTCATCTTTACTCTTTTTTATGTCTTATAGGGCCATTCTTTTCATGTACTCAGATATTTGGGCATTATGTACTTTGACTAAGAACCAGTATGGGCCAATGATGATTTCAAGCGTTCGCTTTCATCGATTTATGTTTCCTATAAAGAAATACGCTTTGCTTTATGATGATTTCAGATGAAATCGCTATTGATAAAAGTATCGATTGAGTTTGATCGATGCTTCAGTTAAACCAGGTAATACGAGTTTATCGGTTTTCGTAACCCACGTGATCGGCTGTGAGTGAAATGAGGTTGTGATGACGGTTGCGATGACGTGGAGGGTGTGTAAGATATGTATTTGTGAGTAGTGAAATGAGGGTGTCGGTGCATTATCTTCCCAACGTCAAACGAATGAATGTGGGCTCAAAAGCTGGGTTTATGAGACAGATAGAACGCGGAAATGAATAGTGGGCGAGAATGAGAAGTGAATGTTATGTGAAAGTGTGTTAAACGAATGTGTCATCGATCGAGAGTTTGATGTGAAAAGGGTGTCTATTTCCCAGACGTTTTTTAAAGTAATGTTACCAAATTTGCCAAAAAATCCCAATTTGAAGACAtgcaatattttcaataaattgtcTGTCAACGACGTTGATATCTTGTATCAATTGACTGCATATCTCTTCTTTAGTTTTGTTACTATCGCTCGTTGAATAACGTAGTTTCATCAATATATCACTTTTCAGACCATTACGATTTTTGAAGTGTGTGGACGTGTGAATATCGTTGTACGTGCGCCTCATTGCTTGAGTGATTTTTTTGCCAGAAATATCTGATGAAACATATACCAAGTAATATTATTTATTCGCCAACGATGGTATTTTATTAAAGAAAAtgtaaatatcgaaaatagCTCAGTGTTTCACAATATTAATTAGTCCCACAAAGCCTATAAAAATAGGTGAGCCTTGTTCGGGTGGTCACCTGGTTATTACTCGCATTGAGGATT is a window of Tubulanus polymorphus chromosome 2, tnTubPoly1.2, whole genome shotgun sequence DNA encoding:
- the LOC141899725 gene encoding prolactin-releasing peptide receptor-like is translated as MIDRSEMNNPTVAAAIDNSTGLVSSESGNSSVANDSIMENSTGDITDEPWLRGIVIPFYVIIFILGITGNTIVVFVVARNKSMQTITNIFITNLALSDIMMCLMAVPFTPLAAFMGDWIFGDTICHILPMALAVSVFVSTLTSTAIAIDRYFVIVYPFKPRMKVWICLLLIFFIWMISTSISMPLAIYQRVEYNAAKNIQFCGEKWPDTQSRKFFTYTIFILQYVAPCTVIIFCYHEVSRVLKERSRAKIGSGSKSREKEILEIKRKRRTNKMLIAMVVIFMVCWMPLNVVHLLSENITSVQHWYWFTLVFFIAHIIAMSSTIYNPFLYAWMNDNFRKEFKTILPCLFVLRPRSNINGSTQYSTVDTAVTNVERSPMRERNGSNSGSGKSAHAHYDLDSEKVHLKVTADHEDV